The window GGTGGCATACTTGATTTTGAGGCGACTTTCAGCAACGCCAGTTTGAATGGCCTCTGCCATAGCAGGCGCATCTAGAATTTGACCTTCTTGAAAAACACCATCAGCCAATTCAACGGAGGATAGCGTCTCTAGCTTGAGTTTCTGCCCTTGTTTTCGTAGCCGGGCAATATTCACTCGCTCAGGGGTAAGCTCAACGCCTACGCTCTGGCGTTTGGATGAGAATAGGGACTTAATTATGTTCACCGTCGTCTCCGTTCACACCTGCGTCAATAAAATGGAAGCGAGTAATACCCCATCAAGCGCAACCTTGAAATACGGGTTTTACAAAAATTGTGCTAACGCATGGTACACAATTTAAGTCAGAATTGCCAGAACGACGGACAATATACAAACCTTAAGGAAGACTAGATGATCTCTGGGGCAATCGCCTCTTCAAACCTGAGCTGATCTAACCTCGCCATGGCCCTTACAACTCTGACAAGATCGCTCTTTTTTCCCATCAACAATGAGCGCGATCTCACCTGTAGACGATCGCATCGAAAAAACTTGATCCAATTGCTCTTGATAAAAGCAACTGAACCTGCACCCTGGATTTACGAGCTGATAGAATCGCCAACCCGGAGGTATTTTTTATGCGACCTTAAACTCGTTGCTCAAGAATCAACCGAATTTATCCATAATCTGGAGATTTCGTGTTGATTCACCTGAGATGTTACACACAATCGCGAAAAGTGAACCAACTAATATAAGAAAAATCTGAATTTGTCCTTTAATTTTTTGTGGCGTTATGAATGACGTGACCGCTCACGCGGCGTCTCAGGTCTGGGGAACCCCTACCCTCAGCGGTGCGAAATGCTTGCTAATTATGGGGTCTGGCGAGTTAGGGCGAGAAGTCGCGATCGAAGCAATGCGCTTGGGATTAGAGGTTGTCGCAGTAGATGTCTACGCGAACGCCCCGGCGATGCAGATTGCTCACCGGGCCCATGTCATTGACATGCTGGATGGTAATCGGGTGCGTCAATTGATTCAGCACGAGCAGCCTAGTCTGATCGTGCCAGAGGTAGAAGCGATCGCCACCGATACCCTGGTCGAATTAGAAACAGAAGGATGGACCGTGATTCCCACCGCTAAAGCGGCGCGCCTCACCATGAACCGTGAAGGGATTCGGCGCTTAGCGGCAGAGGATCTGCAGCTGAGAACCTCTCCGTATCGCTTTGCTGGAACTCTGGAAGCGTATCGTCAGGCGGTTGGAGAGATAGGGCTCCCCTGTGTCGTCAAGCCGATTATGAGTTCGTCGGGGAAAGGCCAAAGTCTGGTGCGATCGCCTGCAGAGATTGATGCGGCTTGGGAATATGCCTACAGCGCCGGGCGCGGCAAAGCTGAGCGCGTTATTGTGGAAGGGTTTGTGGCCTTTGACACCGAGATTACGCTCCTCACTGTGCAGGCGGTAGACGGCATCTTTTTCTGCCCGCCCATCGGCCATCGCCAAGAAGCTGGAGACTATCGTGAGTCTTGGCAGCCCTGTCCTCTACATCCCAGTACGCTAGCTACCTGTCAGCAGATGGCTGCGCAGATCACCGAGGCATTGGGCGGTTGGGGGCTCTTTGGCGTTGAACTCTTCATTGCTGGAACTCCCGATCAGCCCCAAACGGTGTACTTTAGCGAAGTGAGCCCCCGTCCCCACGATACGGGGATGGTGACGATGGTGAGCCAAAATATGTCGGAATTTGAGCTGCATGTACGGGCGATCGCCGGGCTTCCCATTGGGGAAATTACCCTCCATCAGCCAGGGGCTTCTGCGGTCATTCTGGCGTCTGGTTCCAGTAATCAGCCCCGCTTTGCCGGAGTTGCCGATGCTTTGACGGTTCCTACCAGTAAGCTGCGCCTGTTTGGCAAGCCCCGGTGTCATCCTCACCGGCGGATGGGGGTGGCGTTAGCCCTAGGGGAAACGGTGGCGGAGGCCAAGGAAAGGGCGATCGCCTGTGCCAGTAAAGTGCAGGTTTTGCTTTAGGCCGCGCTCAAAACCGGCACGGTTTTTAAGACAAGGTCTGAGTGCCATAAACGAACCGTTTGGTACCTTTCGCCCGATACCCGCAATGTCGTGGGGCTAGCCGCCGAGGATGGAGAAGAGCGTAGCGGTAACTTCCCGGTCGTCTCTGGTTTCAACCTCCTGGGCGACCAGTTTGATCTACCTGACGATTTCACGGCCTCCTACAACGTGGTCATTCTGATCTATACCCAGCCGCAGCAGAACGATGTCTACCCGTGGATACCGCTGCTGGACGAAATAGACGCTGACTTTGCTGACGTACAGTATTACGAACTGCCGACACTGCCAGAGTTCAATGCTGCCGCTCGGGCTCAACTCGATCAGTGGATGATCGGCGGGATTCAAGATGAGGCCGCCCGTGCCCGCACCATCACCCTGTATCTGGATGTAGCAGCCTTTAATCAGGTGTTGGGCATTGACACCACAGATGAGATCCAACTTCTACTGATAACGCCGGGCGGCGAGATCCTGTGGCGCGAAACGGGTGCTTTTTCGGACGCGAAAGGTGAGGCGTTGCAAACCCGTATTCGCACTCTCGTAAACGAGTAATGCCAGCGGTCATAGAATATCTTGCTGATGACTGTGCCCTGGGTTTTGTGAGTCTCTTGTTTCTTGGGAGAACGCCACTGCCACACCATGTTTTATGATTCTTGAACCGTCTCTTCCATAGTTCAAACCCATGATGGTTCCCCTTTCTCGTACCTGGAAACGCTTTGGTCTCTGGTTAGCGATCGGCCTGCTGGCGAGCTGGCTCATTAGCTGCGGAGCCCCCAACAGCAATTCTGGAGAAACCACCGACGGCATTCAAGAAGTTGAGTTCTGGACGATGCAGCTCCAGCCTGACTTCACCGATTACTTCAACACGCTGATTGCTGACTTTGAAGCGGAAAATCCAGATATCCAGGTGCGGTGGGTGGATGTTCCCTGGGCAGATATGCAGAGCAAAATTTTGACCGCTGTCTCAGCCGGGACGGCCCCCGATGTGGTGAATCTCAACCCTGACTTTGCCTCGCAACTGGCCAGCAAAAATGCCTGGCTCTCCCTAGACGATCGCATCTCGTCCGAGGCCCAAGCCACCTACCTGAGCAAAATCTGGAGCGCTAGCACCCTTGATGGAGAAAGTTTTGGCATTCCCTGGTATCTAACCACTCGCATTGCCCTCTATAACCAAGACCTTTTTGCAGCAGCAGGGGTCACTGAGCCCCCCCAAACCTATGCTGAACTGGCAGCAGTAGCGCAGGAAATTAAGCAGCAAACGGGCAAGTATGCCTTCTTTATCTCCTTTGTGCCGGAAGACGCTGCTGATGTGCTGCAGTCCTTCGTGCAGATGGGCGTTGCCCTGGTGGATGAAACCGGACAGGCGGCCTTCAATACGCCTGAGGGCAGGGCTGTTTTTCAATACTGGACTGACCTCTATCAGCAGGATCTGCTGCCCCGAGAAGTGCTGACCCAGGGGCACCGCCGCGCCGTGGAGCTTTATCAGGCCGGGGAAACCGCGATTCTAACGGCCGGGGCAGAGTTCCTCAGCACCATTGAAAATAATGCGCCGGATATTGCCGCTGCCACCGCTAGTGCCCCTCAAATCACTGGGGAGACGGGGAAAAAGAATGTCGCCGTGATGAACCTGGTCATCCCCCGCTCTACAGATAGCCCAGAGGCAGCCCTGGCGTTCGCCCTCTATGTCACCAACGACGCCAATCAGCTGTCCTTTGCACAAGCGGCTAATGTGCTGCCCTCCACCGTTGCCGCCTTAGAAGACCGTTACTTTACAGAACCGCCCGCCGATGCTGAACCGGTGTCCATTGCGCGATCAGTCAGCGCCGGTCAGATGCAGGATGCTGAAGTGCTCATTCCCGCCATGGAAGACGTCAAAGTGTTGCAAAAGGCTATCTATGAGAATCTGCAGGCTGCCATGCTAGGGCAGAAAACGGTGGATCAGGCGGTGGCGGATGCCGCAGCAGAGTGGGATGGACGGTGAAAGGCCTCACTCGTCTGTGGTTCACTAAGAGACGGTGCGTATTGATATGGTGATGTCTCAACCTCTGCTCAAGAACTACGTCAACGGTCAATGGTGTCTTTCGGGTGCCAGTCAACAACTGCCTGTCGAGAATCCGGCGACGGCAGAGGTGCTGGCCCAGGTTCCCCTCTCGCCAGCAGCAGAGATTGATCAGGCGGTGGCGTCAGCAGCAGCAGCTTTCCGGGAATGGCGGCGGGTGCCCCCGACTGAGCGGGTGCAGCCGCTGTTCAAGCTCAAAGGGTTGCTGGAGACCCATGCCGATACGGTTTCCCAGTTGATTACCCAAGAATGTGGCAAGACGCTTAAAGAGTCTCGGGGAGAGCTGCAACGGGCAATTGAAAATGTGGAGGTCGCCTGCGGCATCCCCACCACCCTGCAGGGCACAGTGCTAGAAGATATTGCCCGGGGCATTGATGAGTTTATGATTCGCCAGCCCCTGGGCGTGGCAGCGGCGATCGCCCCCTTTAACTTCCCGGCGATGATTCCGTTTTGGTTTATGCCCTATGCGATCGCCTGCGGCAATACCTACCTCGTTAAGCCTTCTGAGAAAGTGCCCCTGACGATGCAGAAAATTTTTGAGCTGATTGACCAGGCAGGCTTTCCAGCTGGGGTGGTGAATCTGGTGAATGGGGCCAAAGAAACCGTCGATGCCATTTTGGAGCATCCCACCATTCGCGCCATTAGCTTTGTTGGGTCTTCGCCAGTAGCCCGCTACATCTATGCCCAGGCCGCCGCCCACGGCAAGCGGGTGCAGTGTCAAGGGGGCGCTAAAAACCCCATCATTGTGCTACCCGATGCCGATATGGACATGACGACTCGCATTGTCGCCGATAGTGCCTTTGGCTGTGCCGGGCAGCGGTGTTTGGCCGCATCCCTAGCGGTGACTGTGGGGTCAGCTCAGGCGCCCTTTACCGACGCGATCGCACATGCTGCTGCCACTCGCATCACAGGCAACGGCCTGGAATCGGACGTGCAGATGGGGCCGGTGATCACCGCCCAGAGCAAAGCCCGCATTGAGGGGCTGATTCAAACTGGGGCCGATGAGGGGGCCAAACTGCTTGTCGATGGACGGGATCCCCAAATTGCTGGCCTGGCTCAAGGGAACTTTGTTCGCCCGACAGTGCTACAAAATGTCCCCCCCGATGGGGAAATTGCCCACACCGAGATTTTTGGGCCAGTGCTGGGGCTGATGCATGTAGAGACCATTGAGGCTGCAATCGACCTGGTTAACCGCAGCCCCTGGGGTAATATGGCCTGTTTGTTTACCAGCAGCGGTGCCGCTGCCCGCAAGTTTCGCTACGAGGCCGAAGCCGGCAATATCGGTATTAATATTGGCGTCGCTGCTCCGATGGCGTTTTTCCCCTTTAGCGGCTGGAAAGACAGCTTTTTTGGCGATCTGCATGGGCAAAGCAACCACGCGGTGGAGTTCTTTACCCAAACGAAGGTGGTCGTCGAGCGCTGGCCTAAGGAATGGAGTCGTCAGTTTTAATCCCTTAGGGATTTCTGAGGTGATTTCTGATTTCTGCCTTTACGCAGAAGTCAGGACGATCATTTGCTGTGGCTTCAGAGAAACAACGTAGTTTCTATTTCCCTGACGACTCATTTCATCTGCTGGCGCAAGATCATAGTCGGAACTAACCTGATCCTCTGGGTGGTAGGCAAAAATAGAGGCTTCTTGACCTTCTAGGTCTGGCCAAATAACTTCTACCGCTTGCTCTTCAGAGGTTCGATTAATGACAACCACGACTTTCTGATTATTCTGATTTTGAGCTGCCAGGGTGTGAATGTTAGGATCACTCGATTGTGACTGAAGAATGCTAGCTCCATGGGTGATTGTTTTCGTTAGTAACCCATAAGAAAAATAGTCACTTCTTGGATTGAGATTTTCTTCTAGAGCAAGCGTTCCATGGTAATAGTCATAGCGAGTATTTTCGCCGATGAGATCAGCAATACTCCATTTGGCGAGGCCAGAAAACCCTGCATTTAATAGCGCGATCGCCTGTTCTGCAACCATTAAGCCGTATTGGCCCGATCCCAAATCAACGTAACGTTGGGCATTGCCTTCCCTGGCGGCTCTGCCAGGGCCAAATTCGCCTGCAACGATAGGTTTACCAGTGTCTTTGACCATCTCGGCAAACGTTGAATACTTGAACAGTAAGCGTTCATATAATTCAGGATCGCGATAGGATTCAGCCGTATTGGCAGGATAAGTCACAGGATCGTTCGGATTGCCTGCCTGCCAAGGCTTGTTCATTTCAATGTAATGATGGATGTCGAACATAACGTTCGGCGTATCCCTAAAATTCCTTTTTGCCCACCATAGAGGCCAATATTTCCCCAGTTCAGGTACGCCCATGGTCAACTTATCGGCTAAAGATCGGCTGGCCAACGCCTCTTTAATAGCCTCGACCAAGCTAAGGTAAGCCGCTTGGTATTCATCGGCACGGCTGGGACCCTCTACGTTTGGCCCGTGATAGAAAACGGCAAATCGGTGTTGCGAAGGGTTTTCGACACTGGCGGCCATTTCATTGGTCGGTGACCAATATTTAATATTGTCATACCCTTTAACCGTGATTAGATGATCCAACATTTCAGCCATGGTGCTGGCCAAAAGGCGACGCGTTTCATCCTCTAAAAGTGCTTGTCCACCTCCTAGCCAATCAGGGATGGCTGATTCACGATAGGTAAACGTGAAATGCACAGTAATATTGTTTTTCTTGAGGATGTCTAAATGCTTATATAGGTTCACCATTGCCCTTGAATTGGGCGTGCGGGTCTCTCTTTCTGGGGCAAAGTTTCGCAGGCCAAACATCACTCGAAAATATCCATTTTTATTGGATTCTGTAATGGCGCGATCCATTCTTTCAGTTAAAGTCTCGCTCGAATAAACTGTACCCAAAAAGGGCGAATTGTAGCCTAAACCGATGAGATTTTCTGTGATCGGGTTGCTGCTATTGATCGTGACACTTGCAGTGGGTTGTAGGGTTGTATGTTGTGCACGGCTGCTGAAACCAATAGCCACAGCGATCGCGCAGGCGATCACGCAAATGATGAAAAATAGAGGTTTTCGAATTTGCATTGTTCATGCCTAGCGAACATTCCGTACAGGTTGGTAGAAAACCCTTATCAACCCCGTATCCATGGGGCCCAAGAAATGATTCAGTCCCGTATCCATGGGGCCCAAGAACTGATTCAGTCTTGGCGATGGTTTTTCAGGATGTTGGTCACTCTATACAGCCTTTTTAGCTGAGTGAGGTACATCCTGGCTGCAATAAGGGCTAAGGTCTGGGGTTTGGGGTCTAAGGCTAATACTTCATCAGAGTGAGAAACGCTGTATAGCAGTTTGCATGTGGATAAAGCACACCTTGCATGTGGATAAAGCACACCCTAGACCCCATGCCCTAGACCCGGTCTTAGCCCAGATATCCTCGACTCAACTGAACAAGGCTATAGGGTTAGACAGAGATCCCATACATTCTGTTTCCTGCCAGCCTGCAATCACCGGGCAATCGCGATGAAGGCTGCCCGCTGCCCCTAAGCCAGTGCGATTCAACCTCAGGTGCTTTGTCTAGCGCAACAGCCGATCGATCATGCTGTTCGCCTGGGACCCATATCCACCCCCGAACAGATTGAAGTGATTGAGGATGTGATACAGGTTGTATAGCGTCTTCCGCGCTGTATATCCTTCATCTAATGGATACGCTGCCGTATAGCCCTCATAGAACGGCTGCGGGAAGCGCCCAAACAGTTCTGACATGGCAATGTCTACCTCGCGATCGCCATAGTATGTTGCCGGATCTAAGATCACCGGCGTGCCATCGTCTGCGACTGCGGCATTGCCTGACCATAAGTCCCCGTGCACTAGCGATGGTTGTGGATCATGCCCTGCCAGCAATGCAGGCACCGCTGCCAGTAGTTCATCTTGACCTGGAAAATGGCCCCGTCGTCGCGCGAGTTGAAACTGATACCGCAGCCGGTGTTCCACATAAAACGTCACCCAGTCCGGCGTCCAGGGATTTTTTTGGGGCGTGTCGCCAATGGTATTGTCCTGTTGCCAGCCAAACCCACGATCGCTGGTTACCCGATGCATCGCTGCCAGATCTTGCCCCATCCGATACCAGGATGCCTGAGCGCTCCCTCCTAGCGGCAGATATTCCAGGACGATGTAAGCTGATCCCCCCACCGTTCCCCAGCAGATTGGATGCGGGACGCGAATTGTATTGCTGTCTGCAATTTCCTTCAGCCCCAGTGCTTCCGCCTCAAACATGGCGAACTGCACCGCCCGATTGACCTTAAGAAAATAGCTGCGATCGCCATCCGTAATCCGGTATGCCTGATTAATGCTGCCACCCCCGATACTGCCGCGATCACGAATTTCAAACGGCTGCCCGGTGACTTGGGTGATCTGTTGAGCGATCGTATTCCACATAGGCGTCCAGCAAGAATAGCAGCATGCACCAGAAAAGGGTGTATGAGGGGAAGGATAGCAGACGGTTACCCGTGATTAACGATCAGCTATCAATTTCTGATTTTAGAGTTTGCATTTTAGAGTTTGGATTTTAGATGTTGGGGTTTCTAACCTTCCGGCGTCTAACCTCTCACGCTCCAAACAAAAGCCGCTTAGCCCTACGCACGTTCTCCAGGGCGAATGGTTAACACGCCATAGGCTTCCGGGGAGAGATATTGCTGAGCCGCTGCTTGAATGTCTTGAGCAGTGAGCTGCTGGACGACAGCTGGGTAGGTAAGCGCGTGGTCGAGCTGGCCGGTGAGGGTTTGATAGTAACCGTAGAGGCCCGCGCGATCGCTAGGGCTTTCGCTAGCAAAGATATAGCGGTTTGCCACCTGAGTCTGTACCCGTCGCAATTCGCTCTCTGTAATCGGTTCCTGGCAGATGCGGGTAACATGCTGGGCAATCTCTGCCTCAACCTGTTCCAGGTTTTCTTCAGGGAGTTGGGCTGCGATATTGAAGATCCCCTGCTGCCAATAAGTCATGTTGCTGGATGACAGACTGGTTACCAGCTGGCGTTTTTCGCGCAGGTCTTGTACTAGACGTGCCGTGCGGCCTCGCCCCAAGACAGACGCCAGCACGTCTAGCGCGTAGGTTTGCTCCATGTCGGCTAGCCCCGGTACCCGCCAGGTCATCACTAACCGGGCCTGCTGCAACGCTGCATCGACCCGCTCCAAACGCTGAACTGTCGAGAAGGGGGCCTCTGGTGCTGAACGGTAAACATTCGCATCGCTAAAGCGGGTTGGCAGCGGGGTCTTTCGGGCGGCGAGTGCTTGATCAAAGCCATCTGCTACGGTCTGAATCAGCTCTTCTACTGGCAAATTGCCGACAGCGACTGCCGTAATTCGCTCTGGTTGGTACCAATAGCCATGAAACTCGCGCATTTGTTGAGGGGTGAGCCCTTCTATAACCGCAGCTGGACCTAACACCGCACGGCGATAAGGAAGTTGCTCAAAGGCAAGTTCCATCGAGTGATAAAAGGTGCGACGACGGACACTATCATTTGCACGAAGAATCTCTTCTAGAATGACCGGGCGCTCGCGCTCGAACTCCGTGTCCGTGAGCAGAGGATTCATGACCAGCTCAATCTGTAGTGGGGCCAGTGCAGCAAAATCTTGCGGAGCGGTTGTAATGAAGAAATGGGTGTAGTCTTGACTGGTGGCAGCGTTGGTTACCCCTCCGCGAGCCTCAATGCGACGCTCGAATTCTCCTGTGGGCAGTTGAGACGTGCCTTTGAAGATCATGTGTTCCAGAAAGTGAGCCATGCCATTGATAGCATCGGACTCCATGGCAGAACCGACTCGAAACCAGAGGCTTAAGTTGACAGCTTCAACAGGCATCTGTTCAGCGATCACCGTCAACCCATTACTGAAGCGTCGTAATGTGGGCGCGGTTGGGACTGGATGAGGAGAAGCAACGGCGATCGCAGAAGTCATAAACAGGCCACTCCTAAAGTTTTATAAGCCTTTAACTATCTTAACGGATTAGGAGAGACAGACTCTTAACATCACCTAAGTTTTGATAAACCGTCGCTTATCTAACCGCCAAGAACGCAAGCATAATGCCCCAAAAATCTTTCAGCTACTAAGCTCGACACAAAAAAACGGGCTGGTTACGGATCTCTTCCGGATTTATTGCAGTTTTATGGGCATATATGCGCTATTCATGAAGCTCGTGAACTAAACTGAGGCAGCCCTAAAAATACAAAAGGTTTGAGTATTGATGTAAGCATCGCGCTGGCTGCTGCTGCGAGGTATATCTCACTACTCACTTAAGCCAAGCACTTCGGGGAGAATCGGTATGGGTACCTGGATTAAGGAAACAAACAAAGCCATCTACTTGATGCAAGGCGGCTATTGGATCTCGCGGATCACGAAGTACCCGTCTTCCACTAATCCCAATGAGCAGGTCGTAAATATTACCGGGCTGAGATCCTGGTTTACCCGTCCAGATTTTCCTCGGGCAATGACCGTCTCGTTTAGCGGCCCCGAACCCCCCCAGATGCCGCCCCCCCCTCCTAAGCCGCCATCATCCACACCGTCGCCGTCACCCTCCGGCAATACGAGTCAGATCAGCGATGATGGGCTGCGCATCATTAAAGGCTTTGAAGGGCTTGAGCTGAGGGCTTATCAAGACTCTGTCGGCGTATGGACGATTGGCTATGGCCATACGGCAGCGGCTGGCCCACCCGATGTGTATGCAGGGCAAACCATCACTAATGCTGAAGCCGAGACCATCCTGAAACGGGATCTTGGCGTGTTTGAAAGAGGGGTGCGTGATCGAGTAAAAGTCCCCATCAACAGCGATCAGTTTTCTGCCTTAGTTTCCTTCAGCTTTAATGTTGGGCTAGGAGCGCTCTCTAATTCCACCATGCTACGAAAACTCAACGCAGGGGATTATCAGGGTGCGGCCAATGAATTTCCGCGCTGGGTTAAAGCGGGAGGCCGAACCCTTCAAGGGTTGGTGCGACGGCGAAATGCTGAGCAAGCTCTGTTTCTGAGTCAAGATTACACTCGGTATATGTAGATGCTGAGTGGGATGTAGATCAGCGCATCGTCTGTCGTCTAGGGTTTGTCTGTTTTCCAGAGGGGCTGGCTGTTTACCCGGTGCTCAGCTATCGACCAGATGACTGCTGGTGCTCAGCGAGCTGCCCTGCTTTTACTGTCAAAATCTGAGAGGCTGTGAGCCACTGAGCATCGAACGAGCCTAGATGAGTTGTCGTGATCAGAGTTTGGAATCGATCTGCGATCGCATCCAGCAGCTGATTCTGGCGATTGAGATCAAGTTCGGCCAGCACATCATCGAGTAGCAGCAGTGGAGGATCCCCCACAACAGATTCAATCAGCTGCAGTTCTGCCAGTTTCAGGGCCAGCACTAGGGTACGCTGTTGGCCTTGCGACCCATATTGGCGAGCCGGAGTATCGTTAATCGTGAACTCAATGTCATCTCGGTGCGGGCCAACGAGGGTGGTGTGCTGGTGATATTCTGCGATCGCCCGCTGCTGAATTTTTTCTAGAAATGCTGCCTGAATCAGGGCGGCATCGTCAGCCGCCATTGGTACGTTAGGCGCGTATTGAAGGGTTAGCTGTTCGGTTTTGCCGCTAATGGTACGGTGCCAGTTGTGGGCTAAGGGGGCGAGACGCCTTAGCCCCCGCGATCGCCGCCGAATCACGCGCGTTCCTAGCGTTGCTAACTGAGCATCCCATAGGGCCAGTTGGGTTTTTGTCGGAGCAGTGTGTTCCTGCTCATGTCTCAATAGGGCATTGCGCTGCTTCAGTGCTTGCTGATATTGCCCCAGAATATGAGCATAAACAGGCTCCAATTGCATCAAGAGCGTATCTAGCCAAGCGCGCCGCCCCCCTGGCCCCCCGCGCACTAACTCCAGATCTAAGCTAGAGAACTGTACTGCGTTCAGGGCTCCCAAAAAGTCTACTTGGCGTCGCAGCTTTTCGCCGCTTTGGATGGCAGTGCGCCTGCCCCCATTCCGGAGAATCAGTGCTAAATCTGCAAAACTTACCGCCCGCTCTACGGTGGCGGTAACTTGAGCACTGGCATGACCTTCTTGAATCAGGTCGCGATCTCGGCTAGTGCGGTGGGATTTGAGGGTGGCCAGTAGCTCAACAGCTTCCAACAGGTTGGATTTGCCTTGGGCATTGTCTCCCAGCAAGATGGTTTTAGGTGCAGTAAACTCAACCCGCTGTT is drawn from Leptolyngbya sp. SIO1E4 and contains these coding sequences:
- the purT gene encoding formate-dependent phosphoribosylglycinamide formyltransferase, producing the protein MNDVTAHAASQVWGTPTLSGAKCLLIMGSGELGREVAIEAMRLGLEVVAVDVYANAPAMQIAHRAHVIDMLDGNRVRQLIQHEQPSLIVPEVEAIATDTLVELETEGWTVIPTAKAARLTMNREGIRRLAAEDLQLRTSPYRFAGTLEAYRQAVGEIGLPCVVKPIMSSSGKGQSLVRSPAEIDAAWEYAYSAGRGKAERVIVEGFVAFDTEITLLTVQAVDGIFFCPPIGHRQEAGDYRESWQPCPLHPSTLATCQQMAAQITEALGGWGLFGVELFIAGTPDQPQTVYFSEVSPRPHDTGMVTMVSQNMSEFELHVRAIAGLPIGEITLHQPGASAVILASGSSNQPRFAGVADALTVPTSKLRLFGKPRCHPHRRMGVALALGETVAEAKERAIACASKVQVLL
- a CDS encoding sugar ABC transporter substrate-binding protein, translating into MVPLSRTWKRFGLWLAIGLLASWLISCGAPNSNSGETTDGIQEVEFWTMQLQPDFTDYFNTLIADFEAENPDIQVRWVDVPWADMQSKILTAVSAGTAPDVVNLNPDFASQLASKNAWLSLDDRISSEAQATYLSKIWSASTLDGESFGIPWYLTTRIALYNQDLFAAAGVTEPPQTYAELAAVAQEIKQQTGKYAFFISFVPEDAADVLQSFVQMGVALVDETGQAAFNTPEGRAVFQYWTDLYQQDLLPREVLTQGHRRAVELYQAGETAILTAGAEFLSTIENNAPDIAAATASAPQITGETGKKNVAVMNLVIPRSTDSPEAALAFALYVTNDANQLSFAQAANVLPSTVAALEDRYFTEPPADAEPVSIARSVSAGQMQDAEVLIPAMEDVKVLQKAIYENLQAAMLGQKTVDQAVADAAAEWDGR
- a CDS encoding CoA-acylating methylmalonate-semialdehyde dehydrogenase produces the protein MSQPLLKNYVNGQWCLSGASQQLPVENPATAEVLAQVPLSPAAEIDQAVASAAAAFREWRRVPPTERVQPLFKLKGLLETHADTVSQLITQECGKTLKESRGELQRAIENVEVACGIPTTLQGTVLEDIARGIDEFMIRQPLGVAAAIAPFNFPAMIPFWFMPYAIACGNTYLVKPSEKVPLTMQKIFELIDQAGFPAGVVNLVNGAKETVDAILEHPTIRAISFVGSSPVARYIYAQAAAHGKRVQCQGGAKNPIIVLPDADMDMTTRIVADSAFGCAGQRCLAASLAVTVGSAQAPFTDAIAHAAATRITGNGLESDVQMGPVITAQSKARIEGLIQTGADEGAKLLVDGRDPQIAGLAQGNFVRPTVLQNVPPDGEIAHTEIFGPVLGLMHVETIEAAIDLVNRSPWGNMACLFTSSGAAARKFRYEAEAGNIGINIGVAAPMAFFPFSGWKDSFFGDLHGQSNHAVEFFTQTKVVVERWPKEWSRQF
- a CDS encoding fructosamine kinase family protein, yielding MWNTIAQQITQVTGQPFEIRDRGSIGGGSINQAYRITDGDRSYFLKVNRAVQFAMFEAEALGLKEIADSNTIRVPHPICWGTVGGSAYIVLEYLPLGGSAQASWYRMGQDLAAMHRVTSDRGFGWQQDNTIGDTPQKNPWTPDWVTFYVEHRLRYQFQLARRRGHFPGQDELLAAVPALLAGHDPQPSLVHGDLWSGNAAVADDGTPVILDPATYYGDREVDIAMSELFGRFPQPFYEGYTAAYPLDEGYTARKTLYNLYHILNHFNLFGGGYGSQANSMIDRLLR
- a CDS encoding insulinase family protein, with product MTSAIAVASPHPVPTAPTLRRFSNGLTVIAEQMPVEAVNLSLWFRVGSAMESDAINGMAHFLEHMIFKGTSQLPTGEFERRIEARGGVTNAATSQDYTHFFITTAPQDFAALAPLQIELVMNPLLTDTEFERERPVILEEILRANDSVRRRTFYHSMELAFEQLPYRRAVLGPAAVIEGLTPQQMREFHGYWYQPERITAVAVGNLPVEELIQTVADGFDQALAARKTPLPTRFSDANVYRSAPEAPFSTVQRLERVDAALQQARLVMTWRVPGLADMEQTYALDVLASVLGRGRTARLVQDLREKRQLVTSLSSSNMTYWQQGIFNIAAQLPEENLEQVEAEIAQHVTRICQEPITESELRRVQTQVANRYIFASESPSDRAGLYGYYQTLTGQLDHALTYPAVVQQLTAQDIQAAAQQYLSPEAYGVLTIRPGERA
- a CDS encoding lysozyme, encoding MGTWIKETNKAIYLMQGGYWISRITKYPSSTNPNEQVVNITGLRSWFTRPDFPRAMTVSFSGPEPPQMPPPPPKPPSSTPSPSPSGNTSQISDDGLRIIKGFEGLELRAYQDSVGVWTIGYGHTAAAGPPDVYAGQTITNAEAETILKRDLGVFERGVRDRVKVPINSDQFSALVSFSFNVGLGALSNSTMLRKLNAGDYQGAANEFPRWVKAGGRTLQGLVRRRNAEQALFLSQDYTRYM
- the recF gene encoding DNA replication/repair protein RecF; protein product: MYLKTLELKHFRNYSEQRVEFTAPKTILLGDNAQGKSNLLEAVELLATLKSHRTSRDRDLIQEGHASAQVTATVERAVSFADLALILRNGGRRTAIQSGEKLRRQVDFLGALNAVQFSSLDLELVRGGPGGRRAWLDTLLMQLEPVYAHILGQYQQALKQRNALLRHEQEHTAPTKTQLALWDAQLATLGTRVIRRRSRGLRRLAPLAHNWHRTISGKTEQLTLQYAPNVPMAADDAALIQAAFLEKIQQRAIAEYHQHTTLVGPHRDDIEFTINDTPARQYGSQGQQRTLVLALKLAELQLIESVVGDPPLLLLDDVLAELDLNRQNQLLDAIADRFQTLITTTHLGSFDAQWLTASQILTVKAGQLAEHQQSSGR